The following are encoded together in the Osmerus mordax isolate fOsmMor3 chromosome 19 unlocalized genomic scaffold, fOsmMor3.pri SUPER_19_unloc_2, whole genome shotgun sequence genome:
- the LOC136938873 gene encoding carotenoid-cleaving dioxygenase, mitochondrial-like: MSPVKDEISDTEPSGGAKHEEPACPELRGLESIAPLVRSVEETLEPIATEVRGNIPSWISGSLLRNGPGKFEFGNQNFNHWFDGMAMLHQFKIQDGQVTYKSRFLQSDVYKKNSEKDRIVVSEFGTLALPDPCKNFFQRFLSRFEMIQPTDNASVSFVKYKGDYYVSTETNFMHRVDPDSLESVEKVDWSKFIAVNGATAHPHYDPDGTVYNMGNSYGAKGALYNIISVPPAKNDAQDTLHGAKVLCSIVPANKSHPSYYHSFAMSQNHVVFIEQPIKMDLLKIVTCKLRGKALSEGIYWDPEQETVFHLVDKHTGKVNSVKYHTKPLSTFHQINAFEEDGFLVLDMCSSDSGEAINNYLIQNLRQSGEALDQVYNNMNKVFPRRFVLPLNVSADTPSDENLNTRPSSLATAVKISKDKVFCQHEDLHGNDLCEYGGLEFPQINYSRCNTRPYRFFYGCGFRHLVGDSLLKMDLEDKTLKVWYQKGFFPSEPVFVPSPDAVDEDDGVILSVVLTPSEDKATFLLVLDAKTFEELGRAAVPVNIPYGFHGTFNAAV; the protein is encoded by the exons ATGTCACCTGTGAAAGATGAAATTTCAG ACACCGAGCCCTCCGGTGGTGCCAAGCATGAGGAGCCAGCCTGTCCGGAGCTGAGGGGGCTGGAGTCCATCGCCCCCCTAGTCCGCTCCGTGGAGGAGACGCTCGAGCCCATAGCTACGGAGGTGCGGGGCAACATCCCCTCCTGGATCTCCGGCAGCCTGCTCAGAAACGGACCTGGGAAGTTTGAGTTCGGAAACCAAAA CTTCAACCACTGGTTTGATGGGATGGCTATGTTGCACCAGTTTAAGATCCAGGACGGTCAGGTGACCTACAAAAGCCGTTTCCTGCAGAGTGACGTCTATAAGAAGAACAGTGAGAAGGATCGCATTGTCGTGTCCGAGTTCGGAACCCTGGCCTTGCCGGACCCTTGCAAAAACTTCTTTCAACGTTTCCTCTCTCGCTTCGAAATGATCC AGCCTACGGATAATGCGAGCGTGAGCTTTGTCAAGTACAAGGGAGACTACTATGTCAGCACCGAGACCAACTTCATGCACAGAGTGGACCCTGACAGTTTAGAGTCCGTGGAAAAG GTGGACTGGAGCAAGTTCATAGCAGTGAACGGGGCTACGGCCCACCCCCATTATGACCCCGACGGCACCGTGTACAACATGGGGAACTCCTATGGAGCCAAAG GCGCCCTGTACAACATCATCTCCGTCCCGCCGGCCAAGAACGACGCCCAGGACACCCTCCATGGGGCGAAAGTGTTGTGCTCCATAGTCCCAGCAAACAAATCCCATCCTTCCTACTATCACAGCTTCG ccatGTCCCAGAACCACGTGGTGTTCATCGAGCAGCCCATCAAGATGGACCTGCTGAAGATCGTCACCTGCAAGCTGAGGGGCAAGGCTCTGAGCGAGGGCATCTACTGGGACCCCGAGCAGGAGACCGTCTTCCACCTGGTGGACAAGCACACGGGCAAG gTGAACTCAGTGAAGTACCACACCAAGCCCCTGTCCACCTTCCACCAGATCAACGCCTTCGAGGAGGACGGCTTCTTGGTGCTGGACATGTGCAGCTCTGACAGTGGGGAGGCCATCAACAACTACCTGATCCAGAACCTGCGCCAGTCAGGGGAGGCCTTGGACCAg GTTTACAACAACATGAACAAGGTGTTTCCCCGGAGGTTCGTCTTGCCTCTCAATGTGAGCGCTGACACGCCGTCAGACGAGAATCTCAACACCCGGCCCTCCAGCCTGGCCACCGCCGTGAAAATCAGCAAAGACAAG gtttTCTGCCAACACGAGGATCTCCATGGCAACGACCTGTGTGAGTACGGCGGTCTGGAGTTTCCTCAGATCAACTACAGCAGGTGTAACACCCGGCCTTACCGCTTCTTCTACGGCTGTGGCTTCAGACATCTAGTGGGAGACTCCCTCCTCAAGATGGACCTGGAGGACAAGACCTTGAAG gtgtGGTACCAGAAGGGCTTCTTCCCATCAGAGCCGGTGTTTGTCCCGTCCCCTGATGCtgtggatgaggatgatggtgtcATCCTCTCTGTGGTCCTCACTCCTTCAGAG GACAAGGCAACGTTCCTCCTGGTTTTGGATGCAAAGACCTTTGAGGAGTTGGGGAGGGCCGCGGTACCTGTGAATATTCCTTACGGATTCCACGGGACCTTCAATGCAGCTGTTTGA